The following coding sequences lie in one Spirosoma sp. KUDC1026 genomic window:
- a CDS encoding TonB-dependent receptor domain-containing protein — translation MDGKDFFGGDPKQATKNLQAEAITKVQVFNDKTEQAKLTGVDDGKKEKTINLELKEEFKKGGFGKVTAAAGPASNGVSPRAEVKGNYNKFNSKHQFSLVGLGNNTNQQGLSREDYQDFRGSNAYNSNQNADFGFSGSFFYYSDSGDEGLGIPVSGRQGVGFSNNAAGGANYNYDTKKKKISGSYYYNQTRIELDAQRNRENILPQGNYTTDEASNQINFNGNHRASLRYEAQLDSSSTLVFLNNTRYGTGNANLFRQQNIIRGVGDTTRNLTSNRSEQDQFAMSNSLIYRLKMKKKGRSFAASATYEVNSNNSSLLLNSVNTYTLANPANRIPNVRQDQFNDVLRSEYKASLQFVEPFAKRFTWETFYNFSLRYDEVDRDVFDLNLGDSRPRNDSLSLYYKNNYIYNRLGSSVRYSYKGLNVSVGAAGQRFTLDGEFARDQTDLNRQSINRVFTTLIPNVNLNFDLKNNRYLYGGYNVNVRIPTSRELQPVVNNSNPLFINKGNPDLLPELGHNVNLGFNYFNPGSFINVYIGVNATKYVNQIVSSQDTDLQTLVTTIMPENISGGRNLGSYLGFGFPLKKTKATLDLNGNLNFGNNPTRINKVLNETRNQNYGAGARLSLTPVEWLTFYANANLNVTNSQFSINTSQNQTYISNNFGGDLTLKLPHDWYINSNLNYRVNRNAVLNFDQRIPILNSSVYHILGKAKRAEIRLSAYDMLNRNVAVSLNRGANYTQSETIQTLARYFTIGLTYNMRGVQAKMRRDGFF, via the coding sequence GTGGATGGAAAAGACTTTTTTGGTGGTGATCCCAAGCAGGCTACCAAGAACCTGCAGGCCGAAGCCATTACGAAGGTGCAGGTCTTCAACGACAAAACCGAACAGGCTAAACTAACGGGCGTTGACGATGGGAAAAAGGAAAAAACCATCAACCTGGAACTGAAGGAAGAATTCAAGAAGGGCGGATTTGGAAAAGTAACGGCCGCGGCTGGTCCGGCTTCCAACGGCGTATCGCCCCGCGCCGAGGTTAAAGGGAATTACAACAAGTTCAACTCGAAGCACCAGTTTTCGCTTGTTGGACTGGGTAACAACACGAACCAGCAGGGCCTCTCGCGGGAAGATTATCAGGATTTCCGGGGCAGCAACGCCTATAATTCGAACCAGAACGCTGACTTTGGTTTTAGCGGTAGTTTCTTCTACTACTCCGATAGTGGCGACGAAGGACTGGGAATTCCAGTGAGTGGCCGGCAGGGAGTCGGGTTCTCCAACAACGCAGCGGGTGGTGCTAACTACAACTACGATACCAAAAAGAAGAAAATAAGCGGGAGCTATTATTACAACCAGACCCGTATCGAACTGGACGCTCAGCGGAACCGGGAAAACATTCTGCCGCAGGGCAATTACACGACCGACGAAGCCAGCAATCAGATTAATTTCAACGGGAACCACCGGGCCAGTTTGCGGTATGAAGCTCAACTCGACTCGTCGAGCACGCTGGTCTTTTTGAATAATACCCGTTACGGAACCGGCAACGCGAATCTGTTCCGGCAGCAGAATATTATTCGTGGGGTGGGTGATACTACGCGTAACCTGACCAGCAACCGGAGCGAACAGGATCAATTCGCCATGTCGAATTCGCTGATCTACCGCCTGAAAATGAAAAAGAAAGGCCGGAGCTTTGCGGCCAGCGCTACGTACGAAGTGAACTCAAATAACTCGTCGCTGCTGCTGAACTCAGTTAATACGTACACATTGGCCAATCCGGCTAACAGGATTCCGAACGTGCGGCAGGATCAGTTCAACGATGTGCTCCGGAGTGAATACAAGGCCAGTCTGCAGTTTGTGGAGCCGTTTGCCAAGCGATTTACCTGGGAAACGTTCTACAATTTCAGCCTGCGCTACGATGAAGTGGACCGCGACGTATTTGACTTAAATCTGGGGGACAGTCGCCCCCGCAACGATAGCCTGAGTTTGTATTACAAAAACAATTATATCTATAACCGGCTGGGCAGCAGTGTACGCTATTCGTACAAGGGGTTGAACGTATCGGTGGGTGCGGCCGGGCAGCGCTTTACGCTCGACGGCGAATTTGCCCGTGATCAGACAGACCTGAACCGGCAGTCGATTAACCGGGTATTTACGACGTTGATCCCCAATGTTAATCTGAACTTTGATCTGAAAAATAACCGGTACCTGTATGGTGGCTATAACGTAAACGTGCGAATTCCAACCTCGCGTGAATTGCAGCCGGTTGTTAATAACAGCAACCCACTGTTCATTAACAAAGGTAATCCAGACCTGCTTCCGGAACTGGGACACAATGTCAACCTGGGCTTCAACTATTTCAACCCGGGTAGTTTTATCAATGTCTATATCGGCGTGAACGCTACGAAATACGTGAACCAGATTGTTAGTAGCCAGGATACTGACTTGCAGACGCTGGTGACAACGATCATGCCTGAAAATATATCGGGTGGCCGTAACCTGGGGTCTTATCTGGGTTTTGGCTTCCCGCTAAAGAAAACCAAAGCAACGCTTGATCTGAACGGGAACCTGAATTTTGGTAACAATCCAACCCGAATCAACAAAGTTTTAAACGAAACCCGCAACCAGAACTACGGAGCAGGGGCGAGGTTGAGTCTGACGCCAGTTGAGTGGCTGACGTTCTACGCCAATGCGAACCTGAACGTAACAAACTCCCAGTTTTCGATCAATACCAGTCAGAATCAGACCTATATTAGCAACAACTTCGGTGGTGATCTGACCCTGAAACTGCCGCACGACTGGTACATCAACAGTAACCTGAATTACCGCGTCAACCGGAATGCCGTGCTGAATTTCGACCAGCGTATTCCAATTCTGAACTCGTCGGTTTATCACATTCTGGGCAAAGCGAAGCGGGCCGAAATACGTCTATCGGCCTACGATATGCTCAACCGGAACGTAGCCGTCTCGTTGAATCGTGGGGCTAACTACACGCAATCGGAAACTATCCAGACGCTGGCCCGCTACTTCACCATTGGACTTACCTACAATATGCGGGGCGTTCAGGCCAAAATGCGCCGGGATGGCTTCTTCTGA
- a CDS encoding carboxypeptidase regulatory-like domain-containing protein: MKNLFWLLAVLCLVTVGVRAQTPGAATRFTMQGTVVDTSAAPLPSSTVMLLSPKDSSMVNFGRTDEKGAFSFKNLRAGNYILKISFVGYIPYNLLVKPTGEAVVNLGQLKLKPITKELFEVVVRTAKAPLTIKGDTIEYNASSFKVPPGSTVEDLLRKLPGVQIDQDGNIRAQG, from the coding sequence ATGAAAAACCTCTTCTGGTTGCTGGCCGTATTGTGTCTGGTAACAGTTGGCGTACGCGCGCAAACGCCCGGCGCAGCAACCCGCTTCACAATGCAGGGTACGGTCGTCGATACGTCGGCCGCCCCGCTTCCATCCTCAACGGTGATGTTATTAAGCCCCAAGGACTCGTCGATGGTCAATTTTGGCCGTACGGATGAGAAAGGGGCTTTTTCGTTCAAGAATCTGCGCGCAGGCAATTACATTCTGAAAATCTCATTTGTGGGTTACATCCCCTACAACCTGCTGGTGAAACCCACCGGCGAAGCAGTCGTTAACCTGGGCCAACTGAAGCTCAAGCCCATTACCAAAGAACTGTTCGAGGTGGTAGTGCGAACGGCGAAAGCTCCGCTCACCATCAAGGGCGACACGATTGAGTACAATGCCAGCTCGTTCAAGGTACCACCGGGATCTACCGTTGAAGATCTGCTGCGGAAGCTGCCAGGGGTTCAGATTGACCAGGACGGTAACATCCGGGCGCAGGGCTAG